The following proteins are co-located in the Apium graveolens cultivar Ventura chromosome 5, ASM990537v1, whole genome shotgun sequence genome:
- the LOC141723805 gene encoding uncharacterized protein LOC141723805, giving the protein MTELQPPETQTNGGAAGALAVTSNENVGAKRQRRPSVRLGDIGGDQSFDSHLNLGRSRKFQWKNQANSSSKTRALLNLSGGEFQETLDGDEKEGNERNLDGVAIGSWKVGDFKSKRRSSGGIKRIRSNWVSKMGDNGGEGDELDKFSDDGGEGFRNVGDSESPGKGNDSMEEFTRGVDLDGPSENWENCNGERNGVRVWLNELGLGRYAPVFEIHEVDDEVLPMLTLEDLKDMGINAVGSRRKMFSSIQKLGKNFS; this is encoded by the coding sequence ATGACCGAGTTACAGCCACCGGAGACTCAAACTAACGGCGGCGCCGCCGGAGCTCTAGCCGTTACATCCAACGAGAACGTCGGAGCGAAGCGTCAACGACGACCCAGTGTTCGATTGGGCGACATTGGCGGAGATCAATCTTTCGATTCGCATCTAAATCTTGGAAGATCTCGAAAGTTTCAGTGGAAAAATCAAGCTAATTCGTCTTCAAAGACTCGAGCTTTGTTGAATTTGAGTGGGGGTGAGTTTCAAGAAACCCTAGATGGTGATGAAAAAGAGGGGAATGAGAGAAATTTAGATGGTGTTGCAATTGGGAGCTGGAAAGTTGGGGACTTTAAGTCGAAAAGGCGGTCGAGTGGTGGAATTAAGAGAATTAGGTCTAATTGGGTCTCGAAAATGGGTGATAATGGTGGAGAAGGTGATGAATTGGATAAGTTTAGTGATGATGGGGGAGAGGGGTTTAGGAATGTGGGTGATTCGGAGAGTCCGGGGAAAGGGAATGATTCGATGGAGGAGTTTACGAGAGGGGTGGATTTGGATGGTCCGTCGGAGAATTGGGAGAATTGTAATGGGGAGAGGAATGGGGTGAGGGTTTGGTTGAATGAGTTAGGGTTAGGAAGGTATGCCCCGGTTTTCGAAATTCATGAGGTGGATGATGAGGTTTTGCCAATGTTGACATTGGAGGATTTGAAGGATATGGGGATTAATGCGGTTGGGTCGAGACGGAAGATGTTTTCATCGATTCAGAAGCTTGGGAAGAACTTTTCTTGA